The segment CCCGCATCGCCAGAATGTCGCCGTCCGGCTTGCGGCTGAACTTGTAGGCGCCGTGCGAGGTGCCCATCGCGATCGCCAGCGCGTCAACTTTGGTCGCGCTGACGAAATCGACGGCCTGGTCGGGATCGGTCAGCAGCTGCTCATGGCTGACCTTGCCCTCGACGCCGTGGCCATCTTCCTGCTCGCCGCCGGCATGCTCGAGCGAGCCGAGCACGCCGAGCTCGCCTTCGACGGAGGCGCCAACCCAATGGGCGAGATCAACGACGCGACGGGTGATTGCGACATTGTAGTCGTAGTCGGCCGCGGTCTTGGCATCGGCCTTGAGCGAGCCGTCCATCATCACGGAAGTGAACCCATGGGCGATGGCGGAAGCACAGGTCGCCTCGTCATTGCCGTGGTCCTGGTGCATGCAAAGCGGAATGTCGGGATAGGTCCGCTCCAGCGCGTCGATCATGTGCGAGAGCATGATGTCGCCGGCGTAGCTGCGGGCACCGCGCGAAGCCTGGATGATGACGGGCGCGTCGACTTCGGCCGCCGCCTGCATGATCGCGATGCCCTGCTCCATGTTGTTGATGTTGAACGCAGGTACCGCGTAGCCGCAGGTCGCGGCGTGATCGAGCAACTGGCGAAGGGTGATACGGGCCACGAAGAGTCCTCCTGTTATTGCTTGCGAGCTCGGGCGATCGCCCGGCGGGCGGCTTCGGCGACGCTTTGCGGCGTGATGCCGAATTCGCGGTAGAGCACGGGCGCCGGTGCCGAGGCGCCGAAGCCGCGCATGCCAACGAATTCGCCATCGGCTCCGATCCAGCGATGCCAATCGCCAACGATGGCCGCTTCGACGCCGACGCGCGGCGCGGTACCGAGCACGCAGGCGCGGTAATCCTCCGGCTGCTCCTCGAACAACGCGAAGCAGGGTGCGGAGACGACGGCCGCGCGGACGTGTTCGGTCGCAAGCAGGCGCGCAGCCTCCAGCGCGATCGAGACTTCCGAGCCGGTCGCCATCAGCGTCACGTCGCGACCACCTTCCGGCGAGACGACGAGATAGGCGCCCCGCGCGACGCGGTTTCGGCCCCGCGCATCGCTGCGGAAGGTCGGCAAGGCCTGGCGCGACAGGCACAGCACGGACGGGCGATCTTCCGCCTCAAATGCGCAGTCCCAGGCTTCCAGCGTCTCCACGGCATCCGCCGGGCGGAACACGAGCAGATTGGGAATGACGCGCAACGCGGCGAGATGCTCGACCGGCTGATGCGTCGGGCCGTCCTCACCGAGCCCGATGGAGTCGTGAGTCATCACGTGAATG is part of the Bradyrhizobium commune genome and harbors:
- the fba gene encoding class II fructose-bisphosphate aldolase (catalyzes the reversible aldol condensation of dihydroxyacetonephosphate and glyceraldehyde 3-phosphate in the Calvin cycle, glycolysis, and/or gluconeogenesis) — protein: MARITLRQLLDHAATCGYAVPAFNINNMEQGIAIMQAAAEVDAPVIIQASRGARSYAGDIMLSHMIDALERTYPDIPLCMHQDHGNDEATCASAIAHGFTSVMMDGSLKADAKTAADYDYNVAITRRVVDLAHWVGASVEGELGVLGSLEHAGGEQEDGHGVEGKVSHEQLLTDPDQAVDFVSATKVDALAIAMGTSHGAYKFSRKPDGDILAMRVVEEIHRRLPNTHLVMHGSSSVPQPLQDMFNQFGGEMPQTWGVPVEEIVRGIKSGVRKVNIDTDCRLAMTAVFRKVAAQTRSEFDPRKFLKPALDAMRELCRDRFEQFGTAGHAGKIKIVPLSEMARRYRTGELDPRTGARESVAA